Proteins encoded together in one Armatimonadota bacterium window:
- a CDS encoding ABC transporter permease, whose product MGRSRLVTAGAVVVLGYVLAAVAAPLLAPHPPLAQSLDHRLEPPQPGHPLGLDQLGRDIASRLLFGARLSLLVGLVVVALGGSLGTAVGVLAGFAGGRIDHVLMRITDVFFAFPPLILAMAIAAALGPSLVNAMVAIALVTWPVYARLSRAQTLVLRRQEFVEAARAVGASDLRVITRHLLPNTLSPLIVQASFNMGEAILIAAGLSFIGFGAQPPTPEWGVMISEGRDYITTQWWVPTFPGLAILFAVTGFNLVGDGLRDLLDPRLRGR is encoded by the coding sequence ATGGGACGCAGCCGCCTGGTGACCGCGGGTGCGGTCGTCGTCCTGGGCTACGTCCTGGCCGCCGTCGCGGCGCCGCTGCTGGCCCCCCACCCGCCGCTGGCCCAGTCCCTGGACCACCGGCTGGAACCGCCCCAGCCGGGGCATCCGCTCGGGCTCGACCAGCTCGGGAGGGACATTGCCAGCCGGTTGTTGTTCGGCGCGCGGCTATCGCTGCTCGTCGGCCTGGTCGTCGTCGCCCTGGGCGGCAGTCTGGGGACGGCGGTGGGCGTGCTCGCGGGGTTCGCCGGGGGGCGCATCGACCACGTCCTCATGCGCATCACCGACGTCTTCTTCGCCTTTCCCCCGCTCATCCTGGCCATGGCCATCGCCGCCGCCCTCGGCCCCAGTCTGGTCAATGCCATGGTGGCCATCGCCCTGGTGACCTGGCCGGTCTATGCACGCCTGAGCCGCGCGCAGACGCTGGTGTTGCGCCGGCAGGAGTTCGTGGAGGCGGCCCGCGCCGTCGGTGCCAGCGACCTCCGGGTCATCACACGGCACTTGCTGCCCAACACGCTCTCCCCGCTGATCGTGCAGGCCTCCTTCAACATGGGCGAGGCGATCCTGATTGCCGCCGGCCTGAGCTTCATCGGTTTCGGCGCGCAGCCGCCCACGCCGGAGTGGGGGGTGATGATCAGCGAAGGCCGGGACTACATCACGACCCAGTGGTGGGTCCCGACCTTCCCTGGCTTGGCCATCCTCTTTGCCGTGACCGGGTTCAACCTCGTTGGCGATGGCCTGCGCGACCTGCTGGATCCGCGTCTGCGCGGCCGCTGA
- a CDS encoding TetR/AcrR family transcriptional regulator: MTARPALAARTRAAILGAARRLFARRGFAGTAVREIAVAAGVSKALIYHHFRDKDRLFSLLLAQAAGLVRREVVALPPEEPPVRQMARLILQYLRFAESHPDLLRLLLREEAHGEAGRAPALLARLRREEQAAFEAVIRRGVAAGAFKEVDPAVSASAVASAVRLLAAAFAGAPHLTADGRRPPAVEVAANALDILLNGLARRPHPRREVETLLTGMAGPAHTPPRTSRPSGAREASSAATARAARGRGSGRPRRGGAGSVGPAEQEAGTVNGRSPHLNV, translated from the coding sequence ATGACCGCCCGCCCGGCCCTCGCCGCCCGGACCCGCGCCGCCATCTTGGGCGCGGCGCGGCGGCTCTTCGCGCGCCGGGGCTTCGCCGGCACGGCCGTCCGGGAGATCGCCGTGGCGGCGGGCGTCTCGAAGGCGCTCATCTACCACCACTTCCGCGACAAGGACCGCCTCTTCTCCCTGCTACTGGCGCAGGCGGCGGGGCTGGTGCGCCGGGAAGTCGTGGCGCTCCCGCCGGAGGAGCCGCCGGTGCGGCAGATGGCCCGGCTGATCCTCCAGTACCTGCGCTTCGCGGAATCCCACCCGGACCTGCTGCGCCTCCTGCTGCGGGAGGAGGCGCACGGCGAGGCCGGGCGGGCTCCAGCCCTGCTGGCGCGGCTGCGCCGGGAGGAGCAGGCGGCGTTCGAGGCGGTGATCCGGCGCGGCGTCGCCGCGGGGGCCTTCAAGGAGGTCGACCCCGCCGTCTCTGCCTCGGCGGTGGCGAGCGCCGTCCGGCTGCTGGCGGCGGCGTTCGCCGGGGCGCCGCACCTCACGGCGGACGGCCGGCGTCCCCCCGCCGTGGAGGTGGCGGCCAATGCGCTCGACATCCTCCTCAACGGCCTGGCCCGCCGGCCGCACCCGCGGCGCGAGGTCGAGACCCTGCTGACCGGTATGGCGGGCCCCGCCCATACCCCGCCGCGGACCTCGCGCCCGAGCGGCGCTCGCGAGGCGAGCAGCGCAGCCACGGCGCGGGCAGCACGGGGGCGCGGGAGCGGGAGGCCGCGGCGGGGGGGCGCAGGATCGGTGGGACCGGCGGAACAGGAAGCGGGCACGGTGAACGGGCGTTCACCTCACTTGAACGTCTGA
- a CDS encoding efflux RND transporter periplasmic adaptor subunit produces the protein MRARVWWIVVVIVLAAGGALLVGRVRPRTGAQVAAPAPGATASGPGPQAASPAALPVEAVRVQQGTIERRVAVSGSVTSVQLVRLFAKRSGQVVAVLVREGDRVAAGQALVQLDTTDAAIRVRQAEAAARVAEAQYALVAQGTRPEQVAQAEEAVRQARAQVRAAEARLALLRAGARPQEREQARQAVRQAESALATAEAQRRAALSAAETAEAHLQRMETLLREGAVAQVQVDQARLEAERARAQVRTAEAQVAAARAQLESARQQASLVESGPRAEEVQAADAQVAQARAALRQAEQALLLARRGARAPEVAAAAAQRDQARAVLAEARQALADLTLRAPFAGRVAQVRVARGDLVTAGEFGQPVVVVYDDRALEAEVTVGEREAPLVRPGQPAVLRAESAGGAAVSAVVRTVALLAQPGSRTVSVRLRLAAPPPGVLPGTFVRGAIAVERRRGVLTVPRAAVRRVDGRDVVWLVEGGVVRVRPVAVGLIQDARVEVRRGVRAGDLVVTLGPEAVTEGTRVTVVREVR, from the coding sequence GTGAGGGCTCGGGTCTGGTGGATCGTCGTGGTCATCGTCCTGGCGGCAGGGGGAGCGCTGCTGGTCGGACGGGTGCGGCCCCGCACCGGCGCGCAGGTGGCTGCGCCGGCACCGGGCGCGACGGCGTCCGGGCCGGGGCCGCAGGCGGCATCTCCGGCGGCGCTGCCCGTGGAGGCGGTGCGGGTACAGCAGGGGACCATCGAACGGCGCGTGGCCGTGAGCGGCAGCGTCACCTCGGTGCAGCTGGTCCGCCTCTTCGCCAAGCGCTCGGGCCAGGTGGTCGCCGTCCTCGTCCGGGAGGGTGACCGCGTCGCAGCTGGGCAGGCGCTCGTGCAGCTCGACACGACCGACGCCGCCATTCGCGTCCGGCAGGCCGAGGCCGCCGCGCGCGTCGCCGAGGCCCAGTACGCCCTGGTGGCCCAGGGAACCCGGCCGGAGCAGGTGGCCCAGGCCGAAGAAGCGGTGCGGCAGGCGCGCGCGCAGGTGCGCGCGGCCGAAGCCCGTCTGGCGCTCCTGCGTGCCGGCGCCCGGCCGCAGGAACGGGAGCAGGCGCGCCAGGCCGTCCGCCAGGCGGAGAGCGCCCTGGCCACGGCCGAAGCCCAGCGGCGCGCCGCGCTCAGCGCCGCCGAGACGGCGGAGGCCCACCTGCAGCGCATGGAGACGTTGCTGCGCGAAGGGGCGGTGGCCCAGGTGCAGGTGGACCAGGCGCGGCTGGAGGCCGAGCGGGCCCGCGCCCAGGTCCGCACGGCCGAAGCCCAGGTGGCTGCGGCCCGCGCGCAGCTGGAGAGCGCGCGCCAGCAGGCCAGCCTGGTTGAGAGCGGTCCCCGCGCGGAGGAGGTCCAGGCGGCCGATGCGCAGGTGGCGCAGGCGCGCGCCGCGCTGCGGCAGGCGGAGCAGGCGCTGCTGCTGGCGCGGCGGGGGGCGCGGGCGCCGGAGGTGGCTGCCGCCGCGGCCCAGCGCGACCAGGCGCGGGCTGTGCTGGCCGAGGCCCGGCAGGCCCTGGCCGACCTCACCCTGCGCGCGCCGTTCGCGGGCCGGGTGGCGCAGGTCCGCGTGGCGCGGGGGGACCTGGTGACCGCAGGGGAGTTCGGCCAGCCGGTGGTCGTCGTCTACGACGACCGCGCCCTCGAGGCCGAGGTGACGGTCGGCGAGCGCGAGGCGCCGCTGGTGCGCCCGGGACAGCCGGCCGTGCTGCGGGCCGAGTCGGCGGGCGGGGCGGCGGTGTCCGCGGTGGTGCGCACCGTGGCCTTGCTGGCCCAGCCCGGCAGCCGCACCGTCAGCGTCCGGCTGCGGCTGGCCGCGCCGCCCCCGGGCGTGCTGCCCGGGACCTTCGTCCGCGGGGCCATCGCGGTGGAGCGTCGCCGCGGCGTCCTCACCGTGCCCCGGGCCGCCGTCCGCCGGGTCGACGGCCGGGACGTCGTCTGGCTCGTCGAGGGGGGCGTGGTGCGGGTCCGTCCCGTGGCGGTGGGCCTGATCCAGGACGCCCGGGTGGAGGTGCGGCGCGGCGTGCGGGCGGGCGACCTGGTGGTCACGCTCGGTCCCGAGGCGGTGACGGAGGGCACACGGGTCACCGTGGTGCGGGAGGTGCGCTGA
- a CDS encoding ABC transporter substrate-binding protein: protein MRPRLAVVVLLAALFWPFGTGGFAAPARDTLVYVSDISDMISLDPAVAYEFSGILVAQNVYDTLVAFEGEDLSTLKPRLATSWRIRDAGSAWKVTFKLRPGVRFSTGRPLTARAVAFSLDRVIALNKSPAFLLKDVAGLKEGDTKAIGNDTVEVTLPKTASPQAFLSILTFTVGAVVDPEEALAHQSGTDRGEAWLRNHSAGTGPYRLERWDAEARAVLVANPNYWGPRPKVSRVIIQHVPETSTQKFMVASGDADIAANLTPEQAREMAGDQNVKIQRGKLLQLVYIGMNVKHPPLDKAQVREAIRWSIDYDGIVRNLLRGEARKVQTIIPEGLFGFNPATPFQQNPARAKALLREAGLGGGFTVELLVPTGPAPGGVKWSDIAAKVQSDLAKSGITLQIKETAQAQLLNIYRAQKGQMVLILWGPDFPDPDGNATPFTDFAAKSIAWRNQYDDPVAARLAKQAALETNRSRRLALYKQLTDRVLHEGPYVVLYQPTTRFALRKGVQGFVWNPMAFAEFRTVSK, encoded by the coding sequence ATGCGCCCAAGGCTCGCCGTTGTCGTGCTTCTGGCGGCGCTATTCTGGCCCTTCGGGACCGGAGGGTTTGCCGCACCGGCTCGGGACACGTTGGTCTACGTTTCGGACATCAGCGACATGATCTCCCTGGATCCAGCTGTGGCATACGAGTTCAGCGGGATCCTGGTGGCCCAGAACGTCTATGACACGCTGGTCGCCTTCGAGGGTGAGGATCTCTCCACGCTCAAACCCCGGCTGGCTACCTCCTGGAGGATCCGCGACGCGGGGAGCGCATGGAAAGTCACTTTCAAACTGCGCCCGGGTGTGCGGTTCAGCACCGGCCGCCCCCTCACGGCCAGGGCGGTAGCCTTCTCGCTGGACCGCGTCATCGCCCTGAACAAGTCCCCCGCCTTTCTCCTCAAGGATGTCGCCGGGCTGAAGGAAGGAGACACCAAAGCCATCGGCAACGACACGGTCGAAGTCACCCTGCCCAAGACGGCCAGCCCCCAGGCCTTCCTCTCCATCCTCACCTTCACCGTCGGGGCCGTCGTCGATCCGGAGGAAGCCCTGGCCCATCAGAGCGGGACCGACCGGGGGGAGGCCTGGCTGCGCAACCACTCTGCGGGCACCGGGCCTTACAGGCTAGAGCGGTGGGATGCGGAGGCGCGGGCCGTCCTGGTGGCCAACCCCAACTACTGGGGACCCAGGCCCAAAGTCTCGCGTGTCATCATCCAGCACGTCCCGGAGACCAGCACGCAGAAGTTCATGGTGGCCTCGGGCGACGCCGACATCGCCGCCAACCTCACCCCGGAGCAGGCCCGGGAGATGGCGGGGGACCAGAATGTGAAGATCCAGCGTGGCAAGCTGCTGCAGCTCGTCTACATCGGCATGAACGTCAAACACCCGCCGCTGGACAAGGCCCAGGTACGGGAGGCGATCCGCTGGAGCATCGACTATGACGGGATCGTGCGCAACCTCCTGCGGGGCGAAGCCCGTAAAGTGCAGACCATCATCCCGGAGGGGCTGTTCGGCTTCAACCCGGCCACGCCGTTCCAGCAGAATCCCGCGCGGGCCAAGGCCCTGCTGAGGGAGGCGGGCCTGGGTGGCGGGTTCACCGTGGAACTCCTCGTGCCCACAGGGCCCGCTCCTGGCGGAGTGAAGTGGTCAGACATCGCCGCCAAGGTCCAGAGCGACCTGGCCAAGAGCGGGATCACCCTGCAGATCAAGGAGACCGCACAGGCGCAGCTGCTCAACATCTACCGCGCCCAGAAGGGCCAGATGGTCCTGATCCTCTGGGGGCCGGACTTCCCCGACCCGGACGGCAATGCGACACCCTTTACCGATTTCGCCGCCAAGTCCATCGCCTGGCGCAACCAGTACGATGACCCGGTGGCGGCCCGGCTCGCCAAGCAGGCGGCCCTGGAGACCAACCGGAGCCGGCGGCTGGCGCTGTACAAGCAGCTCACCGACAGGGTGCTGCACGAAGGCCCGTACGTCGTCCTCTACCAGCCGACGACCCGGTTTGCGCTGCGGAAAGGCGTGCAGGGATTCGTCTGGAACCCGATGGCCTTTGCCGAGTTCCGCACGGTCAGCAAGTAG
- a CDS encoding glycosyltransferase family 39 protein yields the protein MAALLPVMDDEAYYWVWSRRLAWSYPDHPPMVAVLVALGTRLAGDGAIGIRWPFLVLSAPLPVLTFGVGRALFDARTGVRAAVVVSILPIVATASTLAFPDGPLGTCWLLALWTGWYALRRGGWWWLPAGAAVGAAVLSKLTALLLAAGLAGAWLTGPWRRSLRDPWWYVGVAAAAGLVIPAAVWNAGHGWPTVRTALAGPVWITPRLPAINLALFAASQLGYFGPIAPWLVAAAGQALRRAAAPAWRYLAWTTLPLMGAVVVSALAARAKPHWPSPAYLSAAVALGALWPQLRPAARRGALVAAGLTAALTVATLTVAGVVLMVDPYRAAIREGNGRWDGLAAAAAAAARSGPRPAFILIDGYQAASQLTYRLWGRVPVTTLHDYYALLRRPGEFIGQDAVYVDVDGGEWNRALRLYCRDIRRVGPFALRPGQEAVLYRCRSFAIYRGYTAR from the coding sequence ATGGCGGCGCTGCTGCCGGTGATGGACGACGAGGCCTACTACTGGGTCTGGTCCCGCCGGCTGGCCTGGAGCTACCCGGACCACCCGCCCATGGTGGCGGTGCTGGTGGCGCTGGGCACGCGGCTGGCCGGTGACGGTGCCATCGGGATCCGCTGGCCCTTCCTGGTGCTCAGCGCGCCGCTGCCCGTGCTGACCTTCGGAGTGGGCCGGGCGCTCTTCGACGCCCGCACCGGCGTGCGCGCCGCCGTCGTCGTCAGCATCCTGCCCATCGTCGCCACCGCGAGCACCCTCGCCTTCCCCGACGGGCCGCTGGGCACCTGCTGGCTCCTGGCGCTGTGGACGGGCTGGTATGCCCTGAGGCGTGGCGGCTGGTGGTGGCTGCCCGCCGGCGCGGCGGTGGGCGCGGCGGTGCTCAGCAAGCTCACCGCGCTCCTCCTGGCCGCAGGACTGGCCGGGGCCTGGCTCACCGGTCCCTGGCGGCGCAGCCTGCGCGACCCCTGGTGGTACGTCGGGGTCGCGGCGGCCGCGGGCCTCGTCATCCCGGCGGCGGTGTGGAATGCCGGGCACGGCTGGCCGACGGTGCGCACCGCGCTGGCCGGGCCGGTGTGGATCACCCCGCGCTTGCCCGCCATCAACCTGGCGCTCTTCGCCGCTTCCCAGCTGGGCTACTTCGGCCCCATCGCCCCCTGGCTCGTGGCCGCGGCCGGGCAGGCGCTGCGCCGGGCGGCTGCACCCGCCTGGCGGTACCTGGCGTGGACGACGCTGCCGCTCATGGGGGCAGTGGTGGTGAGCGCCTTGGCCGCGCGCGCGAAACCCCACTGGCCCTCCCCCGCCTACCTGAGCGCGGCGGTCGCCCTCGGTGCCCTCTGGCCCCAGCTGCGGCCGGCGGCGCGGCGCGGGGCCCTGGTGGCCGCGGGGCTCACAGCCGCGCTCACGGTGGCCACGCTCACGGTCGCCGGGGTGGTGCTGATGGTCGACCCGTACCGGGCGGCCATCCGCGAGGGGAATGGTCGGTGGGACGGGCTGGCTGCCGCGGCGGCGGCGGCGGCGCGCAGCGGACCGCGTCCCGCCTTCATCCTCATCGACGGCTACCAGGCGGCCAGCCAGCTCACCTACCGCCTGTGGGGCCGGGTGCCGGTCACCACCCTGCACGACTACTACGCGCTGCTGCGGCGGCCGGGGGAGTTCATCGGCCAGGACGCAGTCTACGTGGACGTGGACGGCGGGGAGTGGAACCGGGCGCTCCGGCTGTACTGCCGGGACATCCGGCGGGTCGGGCCGTTCGCGCTGCGCCCGGGACAGGAGGCGGTGCTCTACCGGTGCCGGAGCTTTGCGATCTACCGGGGGTATACGGCGCGGTAG
- a CDS encoding uracil-DNA glycosylase: protein MAAAVGPAAVLKALAAAIVRCHRCPRLRAYCRAVARVRRRAYRDQVYWGRPVPGFGDPQARVLVVGLAPGAHGANRTGRMFTGDGAGATLMRALYAAGFASQPTSVARDDGLRLRDLWLTAAVRCAPPDNRPTPEEVARCRDYLGTELVTLPHLRVVVALGRLAHDAVLAAAQSAGVTVPRPRPAFAHGAEVVLPWGARSLALLDTYHPSRQNTQTGRLTVDMLVGVFLRARALC, encoded by the coding sequence GTGGCCGCCGCCGTGGGACCGGCGGCGGTGCTGAAGGCGCTGGCGGCGGCCATCGTCCGCTGTCACCGCTGCCCCCGCCTGCGGGCGTATTGCCGCGCCGTCGCCCGCGTCCGGCGGCGCGCCTACCGCGACCAGGTCTACTGGGGCCGGCCCGTCCCCGGCTTCGGCGACCCGCAGGCGCGCGTGCTGGTGGTCGGGCTCGCGCCGGGCGCGCACGGGGCCAACCGCACCGGGCGCATGTTCACGGGGGACGGCGCCGGGGCGACCCTGATGCGCGCGCTCTACGCCGCGGGCTTCGCCTCGCAGCCCACCTCGGTGGCGCGCGACGACGGCCTGCGCCTGCGGGACCTGTGGCTCACGGCGGCGGTCCGCTGCGCCCCGCCGGACAACCGTCCCACCCCGGAGGAGGTGGCGCGCTGCCGCGACTACCTGGGCACGGAGCTCGTGACGCTCCCCCACCTCCGCGTCGTCGTGGCACTGGGGCGACTGGCCCACGACGCGGTGCTGGCGGCGGCGCAGAGCGCCGGGGTGACCGTGCCGCGCCCGCGCCCCGCCTTCGCCCACGGAGCGGAAGTGGTGCTGCCGTGGGGGGCGCGCTCGCTGGCCCTCCTCGACACCTACCACCCCAGCCGCCAGAACACCCAGACCGGCCGCCTCACGGTGGACATGCTGGTCGGGGTGTTCCTGCGGGCGAGAGCGCTCTGCTGA
- a CDS encoding ABC transporter permease: MSQYLLGRIASTGLVLVGVSALTFFIAHVVPADPVLVALGEHAREDQIQAYRRAYGLDRPVLVQYLLYMGRLAQGDLGVSIRTRRPVADDLREFLPATIELGTAAWVVALLLGVPAGIVSAIYKDRLFDHLCRIAALMGASMPVFWLGLLLLGNVYYRLRWLPGPGRLDIALSPPPSRTGLLLVDALLAGDGAVFGNALLHLVLPGLTLGLFSTAVVARMTRSAMLEVLYQDYVRTAWAKGLPGRRVVLRHALRNAMIPTLTIIGIAFGNLLSGAVLTETVFAWPGLGRYATTSAVSLDFPAVVGVTLVAAVIYTLVNLVVDLLYVRLDPRVRYD; encoded by the coding sequence GTGAGCCAGTACCTCCTGGGGCGGATCGCCTCCACGGGGCTGGTCCTCGTGGGGGTCTCCGCCCTCACGTTCTTCATCGCCCACGTCGTCCCGGCCGACCCGGTCCTGGTCGCCCTCGGCGAGCACGCTCGCGAAGACCAGATCCAGGCCTACCGCCGCGCCTACGGACTGGACCGTCCGGTCCTGGTCCAGTACCTGCTCTACATGGGCCGCCTGGCCCAGGGAGACCTTGGCGTCTCGATCCGCACGCGGCGTCCCGTCGCCGATGACCTGCGCGAGTTTCTCCCGGCCACCATCGAGCTGGGGACGGCGGCCTGGGTTGTCGCCCTCCTCCTCGGCGTACCTGCGGGGATCGTCTCGGCGATCTACAAGGACCGGCTCTTCGACCACCTCTGCCGCATCGCCGCGCTGATGGGCGCCTCCATGCCCGTGTTCTGGCTAGGGCTCCTGCTGCTGGGCAACGTCTACTATCGTCTGCGCTGGCTTCCCGGACCCGGCCGGCTGGACATCGCCCTCAGCCCCCCGCCGTCGCGGACGGGGCTGCTGCTGGTCGATGCCCTGCTCGCGGGCGACGGCGCCGTCTTCGGCAACGCCCTCCTCCACCTGGTCCTGCCCGGCCTGACCCTGGGCCTCTTCTCCACTGCCGTGGTCGCCCGGATGACGCGCTCCGCCATGCTGGAGGTGCTCTACCAGGACTACGTCCGAACGGCCTGGGCGAAGGGGCTCCCCGGACGCCGGGTAGTCCTCCGGCATGCCCTGAGGAACGCCATGATCCCGACCCTGACCATCATCGGGATCGCCTTCGGCAATCTGCTCTCCGGAGCCGTACTCACGGAAACCGTCTTCGCCTGGCCCGGGCTGGGGCGCTACGCCACCACCTCAGCGGTCAGCCTCGACTTCCCCGCGGTCGTGGGCGTGACGCTCGTCGCGGCCGTGATCTACACCCTTGTCAACCTCGTGGTCGACCTGCTGTATGTGCGTCTCGACCCGCGGGTGCGTTATGACTGA
- a CDS encoding DUF1343 domain-containing protein yields the protein MRLVAVVVLLVLWSWGPALWAGGSDLRPEVRLGADTLLTDPAPLAGKRVGLVTHLAGTTAAGDLTAAALARTPGVRLTALFAPEHGFDGSAGAGVPVASTHIGGAPGAILPSRTPVYSLYGGAFRPTRQMLARVDVLVVDLQDAGTRPYTYASTMALVMAAAREAGKPVVVLDRPNPLGGTVVDGPVLEPAFRSFIGLYPIPLVHGMTLGELARLYNDAFGIGAQLTVVPMQGWSRSMPWTETGLPWVNPSPGLTHADAPFYYAATGPLDGTNLWNGVATTSRFQVVLAPWMDGERLAARLNRRGLPGVRFSPSAVPHPRTGRVWRGVRLHVTDRAAFRPATTTVYVLAEIRDLHPGQLRFRLPRRGRALFDVVWGTKQVRVDLTRGLPAEAIVARWQPALRRFEALRSRYLLYE from the coding sequence TTGCGTCTCGTCGCGGTCGTCGTCCTCCTGGTCCTCTGGTCGTGGGGCCCGGCGCTGTGGGCCGGCGGGTCGGACCTCCGCCCCGAGGTCCGTCTCGGGGCCGACACCCTGCTCACCGACCCGGCACCGCTCGCTGGCAAGCGCGTCGGCCTGGTCACCCACCTGGCCGGCACGACCGCCGCGGGCGACCTCACCGCGGCGGCGCTGGCCCGCACGCCCGGGGTGCGCCTCACCGCGCTCTTCGCCCCCGAGCACGGGTTCGACGGCAGTGCGGGCGCGGGCGTCCCCGTGGCCAGCACCCACATCGGCGGCGCACCGGGGGCGATCCTCCCCTCGCGGACGCCGGTGTACAGCCTCTACGGCGGCGCCTTCCGGCCGACGCGGCAGATGCTGGCGCGCGTGGACGTCCTCGTGGTCGACCTGCAGGACGCCGGTACGCGCCCGTACACCTACGCCTCCACGATGGCGCTGGTGATGGCGGCCGCCCGCGAGGCCGGCAAGCCCGTCGTCGTCCTCGACCGGCCCAACCCGCTCGGCGGCACCGTCGTCGACGGCCCGGTGCTCGAGCCCGCCTTCCGCTCCTTCATCGGGCTCTACCCGATCCCGCTGGTGCACGGGATGACGCTCGGGGAACTCGCCCGCCTGTACAACGACGCCTTCGGCATCGGCGCCCAGCTCACCGTCGTGCCCATGCAGGGGTGGAGCCGGAGCATGCCCTGGACCGAGACGGGGCTGCCCTGGGTGAACCCCTCCCCGGGCCTCACCCACGCCGACGCCCCCTTCTACTACGCCGCCACCGGCCCGCTCGACGGGACGAACCTGTGGAACGGGGTGGCCACCACCTCGCGCTTCCAGGTGGTGCTGGCGCCCTGGATGGACGGCGAGCGCCTGGCCGCCCGCCTCAACCGCCGCGGGCTGCCGGGGGTGCGCTTCTCCCCCTCTGCCGTCCCCCACCCGCGCACGGGACGGGTGTGGCGCGGAGTGCGGCTGCACGTGACGGACCGCGCCGCCTTCCGCCCGGCCACCACGACCGTCTACGTGCTGGCGGAGATCCGCGACCTCCACCCGGGGCAGCTGCGCTTCCGGCTGCCCCGCCGCGGCCGGGCCCTCTTCGACGTGGTCTGGGGGACCAAGCAGGTGCGGGTGGACCTCACGCGCGGGCTGCCCGCGGAGGCCATCGTGGCGCGCTGGCAACCGGCGCTGCGCCGGTTCGAGGCGCTGCGGAGCCGCTACCTCCTGTACGAGTGA
- a CDS encoding aminopeptidase produces the protein MIDPRLQKLARVLVHYSVKVRPGHLVRLSGPMVAAPLLGALYEEVLRAGGHPLVRVGLEGAEEVFYALASDEQLAFVSEVERVEVERVDAHIGVWANTNTRALTNVDPRRIARRQEAWRPIQERFLERAAAQALRWCGTQFPTAADAQEADMSLREWEEFVFGAGMLDQEDPVAAWEAMGREQERLIAYLERCGTLELHGRDIDLVVGIRGRKWIKAAGEYNFPDGEIFTGPVEDDVDGRVRFSFPAVSQGRVVEGVELVFERGRVVQARADRGQDFLLAMLEVDEGARRLGEFAFGLNERITRFTKHILFDEKIGGTVHMALGSGYPETGSRNRSGLHWDLICDLREGSEVRADGQVIYRDGRFLI, from the coding sequence ATGATCGACCCGCGGCTCCAGAAGCTCGCCCGCGTGCTCGTCCACTATTCGGTGAAGGTCCGCCCGGGACACCTGGTGCGCCTGAGCGGTCCCATGGTGGCGGCGCCCCTGCTCGGCGCGCTCTACGAGGAGGTGCTGCGCGCCGGCGGCCACCCGCTCGTCCGGGTGGGGCTGGAGGGCGCGGAGGAAGTCTTCTACGCCCTGGCCTCCGACGAGCAGCTGGCATTCGTCTCCGAGGTCGAGCGGGTGGAGGTCGAACGGGTGGACGCCCACATCGGCGTCTGGGCCAACACCAACACGCGCGCCCTCACCAACGTGGACCCGCGGCGGATCGCCCGCCGGCAGGAGGCGTGGCGGCCAATCCAGGAGCGGTTCCTGGAGCGGGCCGCCGCCCAGGCCCTGCGCTGGTGCGGCACCCAGTTCCCGACGGCCGCCGACGCCCAGGAGGCGGACATGTCGCTGCGGGAGTGGGAGGAGTTCGTCTTCGGGGCGGGGATGCTCGACCAGGAGGACCCCGTGGCGGCCTGGGAGGCGATGGGGCGCGAGCAGGAGCGCCTGATCGCCTACCTGGAGCGGTGCGGCACCCTGGAGCTGCACGGACGCGACATCGACCTGGTCGTCGGGATCCGGGGGCGCAAGTGGATCAAGGCCGCGGGGGAGTACAACTTCCCGGACGGGGAGATCTTCACCGGCCCGGTCGAGGACGACGTGGACGGGCGCGTGCGCTTCTCCTTCCCCGCCGTCTCCCAGGGGCGGGTGGTGGAGGGGGTGGAGCTGGTCTTCGAGCGGGGGCGCGTGGTCCAGGCGCGCGCCGACCGGGGCCAGGACTTCCTGCTGGCGATGCTGGAGGTGGACGAGGGGGCGCGGAGGCTCGGGGAGTTCGCCTTCGGGCTCAACGAGCGCATCACGCGCTTCACCAAGCACATCCTCTTCGACGAGAAGATCGGGGGGACGGTGCACATGGCGCTGGGGAGCGGGTATCCGGAGACCGGGTCGCGCAACCGCTCCGGTCTGCACTGGGACCTCATCTGCGACCTGCGGGAGGGGAGCGAGGTCCGCGCCGACGGCCAGGTGATCTACCGCGACGGCCGCTTCCTGATCTGA